The Gemmatimonadota bacterium genome has a window encoding:
- a CDS encoding TlpA family protein disulfide reductase, producing the protein MAFLEAGVAAPEVALEDVDGNSTSLADQANGGWLLAVFYKVGCGTCKFSAPYFEKIHQAYGGNGGFRVLGVSQDTPEDTQAFMYEYEASFPNVYDTTHWASSDFGLTNVPTWFLMDEGGGILDSNTGFCRTDLNDLSKTIAGHLDEEAVVISPGDDGAPEMKPG; encoded by the coding sequence ATGGCGTTCCTGGAAGCCGGGGTCGCGGCCCCGGAAGTCGCGCTGGAAGACGTGGACGGCAATTCGACATCGCTGGCTGACCAGGCGAACGGCGGCTGGCTGCTGGCGGTCTTCTACAAGGTGGGCTGCGGGACCTGCAAGTTCAGCGCCCCTTATTTCGAGAAGATCCACCAGGCCTACGGCGGCAACGGTGGATTCCGGGTGCTCGGCGTCTCGCAGGACACGCCGGAGGACACGCAGGCGTTCATGTACGAGTACGAAGCGTCCTTCCCGAATGTGTACGACACGACCCACTGGGCTTCATCGGATTTCGGACTGACGAACGTGCCGACGTGGTTTCTCATGGACGAGGGCGGCGGCATACTCGACAGCAACACGGGCTTCTGCCGGACCGACCTGAACGACCTGTCGAAGACCATCGCGGGCCACCTCGACGAGGAGGCCGTGGTCATTTCGCCGGGGGACGACGGCGCGCCCGAAATGAAACCTGGATGA